The following coding sequences are from one Novosphingobium sp. KACC 22771 window:
- a CDS encoding CopD family protein yields the protein MEWVLSMTYLWLKAGHIIFVIFWMAGLFMLPRYFVYHQESEPGSAEEARWIDREAKLRKIILTPAIIVVWLLGLLLAHTIGAFSQGWFHIKLAAVLGLSAYHMWLVGYSKALARGERRLSGKKLRMLNEVPGLAAAVIVVMVVLKPF from the coding sequence ATGGAATGGGTGCTTTCGATGACCTATCTCTGGCTCAAGGCGGGCCATATCATCTTTGTGATCTTCTGGATGGCGGGGCTGTTCATGCTGCCGCGCTATTTCGTCTATCATCAGGAAAGCGAGCCGGGCAGCGCGGAAGAAGCCCGCTGGATCGACCGTGAGGCCAAGCTGCGCAAGATCATCCTGACGCCCGCGATCATCGTCGTTTGGCTGCTGGGGCTGCTGCTGGCGCACACGATCGGGGCGTTTTCGCAAGGGTGGTTCCATATCAAACTGGCCGCCGTGCTGGGGCTTTCGGCCTATCACATGTGGCTGGTGGGCTATTCCAAGGCGCTGGCGCGCGGGGAGCGGCGGCTGAGCGGCAAGAAGCTGCGGATGCTCAATGAAGTGCCGGGGCTGGCGGCGGCGGTGATTGTGGTGATGGTGGTATTGAAGCCATTTTGA
- a CDS encoding DUF6489 family protein, which produces MKMNFEVDCTPEEARRFLGLPDVTRANEAYVDAVMKAMQGAGSLEQIQEFTKQFAPMGQLGMKMFQNILEAGASMATGGKK; this is translated from the coding sequence ATGAAGATGAATTTCGAGGTGGATTGCACACCGGAGGAAGCGCGTCGCTTTCTGGGCCTGCCCGATGTGACGCGGGCGAATGAGGCCTATGTCGATGCGGTGATGAAGGCAATGCAGGGCGCTGGCTCGCTCGAGCAGATCCAGGAATTCACCAAGCAGTTCGCGCCGATGGGCCAGTTGGGCATGAAGATGTTCCAGAACATTCTTGAGGCGGGCGCGAGTATGGCGACTGGCGGCAAGAAGTAA
- the mnmE gene encoding tRNA uridine-5-carboxymethylaminomethyl(34) synthesis GTPase MnmE, which produces MTDTIFACSSGMPPAAIAVIRISGPQAGAALIALGGRLPVERRASLMVLRDGAGVELDRALVLWFPGKRTATGEDLAEIHCHGGRAVIAALEHALSALPGLRRAEAGEFTRRAFLNGRMDLAEAEGLGDLLSAETEMQRQAAVAMAGGALSAVVKGWRERVLMLSAQVEAVLDFGDEDDVGALPASFASTLSMFHVELSDWLARPRAEALREGFRVVIAGPPNAGKSTLFNALVEDDAAIITPLAGTTRDILMRPVALGGVPFQFLDTAGLRDDGADVVESIGIERAREVMARADLVLWLGPEGEGPQGAWEIESRIDAAVRMAKSAPRHRLSGKTGEGVDALRQDLIDTARRAMPKPGQVALNARQHGLLSEAATALAAIRPDGDLLLTAEDLRAARSAFDRLLGGAGTEDMLDALFGRFCIGK; this is translated from the coding sequence ATGACCGACACGATTTTTGCCTGCTCCAGCGGGATGCCCCCGGCTGCGATTGCGGTGATCCGGATCAGCGGGCCGCAGGCGGGCGCGGCCTTGATCGCACTGGGCGGACGCTTGCCCGTGGAGCGGCGGGCCAGCCTGATGGTGCTGCGCGACGGCGCGGGGGTGGAACTGGACCGCGCACTGGTCCTGTGGTTCCCCGGCAAGCGCACGGCAACGGGCGAAGACCTGGCCGAGATCCATTGTCATGGTGGACGCGCGGTGATTGCCGCTCTCGAGCATGCGCTGTCGGCGCTGCCGGGTCTGCGTCGGGCGGAGGCGGGGGAGTTCACGCGGCGTGCATTCTTGAACGGCCGCATGGATCTGGCCGAGGCCGAAGGGTTGGGCGATCTGCTCTCGGCCGAAACCGAGATGCAGCGTCAGGCAGCCGTGGCGATGGCTGGTGGCGCTTTGTCGGCGGTGGTCAAGGGCTGGCGCGAGCGGGTGCTGATGCTCTCGGCGCAGGTCGAGGCGGTGCTGGATTTTGGCGATGAGGACGATGTGGGTGCATTGCCCGCTTCCTTCGCTTCCACGCTGTCGATGTTTCACGTGGAACTTTCCGACTGGCTGGCCCGCCCTCGTGCCGAGGCGCTGCGCGAAGGATTTCGCGTGGTGATCGCAGGGCCGCCCAATGCGGGCAAGAGCACTTTGTTCAACGCTCTGGTCGAGGATGATGCGGCGATCATCACCCCGCTGGCGGGAACCACGCGCGACATTTTGATGCGGCCGGTGGCGCTGGGCGGCGTGCCGTTTCAGTTCCTCGATACTGCGGGCCTGCGCGATGATGGCGCCGATGTTGTGGAAAGCATCGGCATTGAGCGCGCCCGCGAAGTCATGGCGCGGGCCGATCTCGTCCTCTGGCTGGGGCCGGAGGGCGAAGGGCCGCAGGGCGCGTGGGAGATTGAGTCGCGGATCGACGCCGCCGTGAGGATGGCCAAATCCGCCCCCCGTCATCGTCTCTCCGGCAAGACAGGGGAGGGCGTTGATGCCCTGCGCCAAGATCTGATCGACACGGCGCGGAGGGCTATGCCTAAGCCCGGACAGGTGGCGCTGAATGCCCGCCAGCACGGCCTGCTTTCCGAAGCGGCGACGGCCTTGGCCGCCATTCGCCCCGATGGTGATCTCCTGCTGACCGCCGAAGACCTGCGCGCGGCCCGCTCCGCTTTCGACCGTTTACTGGGCGGGGCGGGGACAGAGGATATGCTCGATGCTCTGTTCGGACGCTTCTGCATCGGAAAATGA
- the rho gene encoding transcription termination factor Rho encodes MHLKELKKKTSAELVEMAEEYGVESASTLRRQDLMYAILKEVAEDGEEIIGQGTIEVLPDGFGFLRNPEANYLAGPDDIYVSPNQVRKWGLRTGDTVEGEIRAPKDGERYFAITKLVSVNFDNPEAVRHRVNFDNLTPLYPNERLKLDTLDPTVKDKSARVIDLISPQGKGQRALIVAPPRTGKTVLLQNIAKAITDNHPEVFLLVLLVDERPEEVTDMQRSVKGEVISSTFDEPAQRHVQVAEMVIEKAKRLVEHKRDVVILLDSITRLGRAYNTVVPSSGKVLTGGVDANALQRPKRFFGAARNIEEGGSLSIIATALIDTGSRMDEVIFEEFKGTGNSEIVLDRKVADKRIFPALDVGKSGTRKEELLVEKGNLSKMWVLRRILMQMGTVDAMEFLLDKMKDSKTNEDFFATMNQ; translated from the coding sequence ATGCATTTGAAAGAATTGAAGAAAAAGACTTCGGCCGAGCTGGTCGAGATGGCTGAGGAATATGGCGTGGAAAGCGCCAGCACGCTTCGCCGTCAGGATCTGATGTATGCGATCCTGAAGGAAGTGGCCGAGGATGGCGAAGAGATCATCGGGCAGGGCACGATCGAAGTGCTGCCCGACGGCTTCGGCTTCCTGCGCAATCCGGAGGCCAATTATCTGGCCGGGCCGGACGACATTTATGTCTCGCCCAATCAGGTCCGTAAATGGGGCCTGCGCACGGGCGACACGGTGGAAGGCGAAATCCGCGCGCCCAAGGATGGCGAACGCTATTTCGCGATCACCAAGCTGGTCAGCGTCAATTTCGACAATCCCGAAGCGGTGCGCCATCGCGTCAACTTCGATAACCTGACCCCGCTCTATCCCAACGAGCGTTTGAAGCTCGACACGCTTGACCCCACGGTCAAGGACAAGTCGGCCCGCGTGATCGACCTGATCTCGCCTCAGGGCAAGGGCCAGCGCGCGCTGATCGTCGCCCCGCCGCGCACGGGTAAGACCGTGCTGCTGCAGAACATCGCCAAGGCGATCACCGACAACCACCCCGAAGTGTTCCTGTTGGTGCTGCTGGTCGACGAACGCCCCGAAGAAGTCACCGACATGCAGCGCAGCGTGAAGGGCGAGGTCATCTCCTCGACCTTTGACGAACCAGCGCAGCGCCACGTTCAGGTGGCCGAAATGGTCATCGAAAAGGCCAAGCGCCTGGTCGAACACAAGCGCGATGTCGTCATCCTGCTCGACTCGATCACCCGCCTTGGCCGCGCCTACAACACCGTCGTTCCTTCCTCCGGCAAGGTGCTGACCGGCGGTGTGGACGCCAACGCGCTGCAGCGCCCCAAGCGCTTCTTCGGCGCCGCGCGCAACATCGAGGAGGGCGGCTCGCTCTCCATCATCGCCACCGCGCTGATCGATACGGGCAGCCGCATGGACGAAGTGATCTTTGAAGAATTCAAGGGCACCGGCAACAGCGAAATCGTTCTCGACCGCAAGGTCGCCGACAAGCGCATCTTCCCCGCCCTCGACGTGGGCAAGAGCGGCACCCGCAAGGAAGAACTCCTGGTCGAAAAGGGCAACCTCTCGAAGATGTGGGTCCTGCGCCGCATCCTCATGCAGATGGGCACCGTCGATGCGATGGAATTCCTGCTCGACAAGATGAAGGACTCCAAGACCAACGAGGACTTCTTCGCCACGATGAACCAGTAA